The Syngnathus typhle isolate RoL2023-S1 ecotype Sweden linkage group LG6, RoL_Styp_1.0, whole genome shotgun sequence genome has a window encoding:
- the sae1 gene encoding SUMO-activating enzyme subunit 1, protein MIDMIEKEDPIITEEEAAQYDRQIRLWGLDAQKRLRGSRVLLAGLGGLGAEVAKNLILAGVKGLTLLDHEKVTEESCRAQFLVPVTEQGRNRAEASLERAQNLNPMVEVLADTDRIEDKPDTFFLQFNAVCLTGCSKDVMVRVDQLCSQHNILVFCGDVHGYYGYMFCNLGPEHNYVEEKPKVVKKSPGDSNDGPEAKKVKVDPNETTMVKKTSKFCRLKEALDVDWTNDKAKATLKRTPVDYFLFHVLLKFRTDKGRDPDPQRFAEDSQLLSQIRQDVLETLGVGRDLLNDDFISFCFSEMSPVCAVVGGVLGQEIVKALSQRDAPHRNFFFFDGRKGNGMVDYFGPN, encoded by the exons ATGATCGATATGATCGAGAAGGAGGACCCGATCATCACCGAGGAAGAGGCGGCTCAGTACGATCGCCAGATTCGACTTTGGGGGTTGGATGCCCAGAAGAG ACTACGTGGATCCAGAGTTCTCCTGGCTGGTTTAGGTGGTTTGGGGGCAGAGGTAGCCAAGAATCTGATCTTGGCCGGAGTGAAAGGACTCACTTTGTTGGATCATGAAAAG GTGACGGAGGAGTCATGTCGAGCCCAGTTCCTGGTACCTGTGACTGAGCAGGGCCGGAATCGAGCTGAGGCGTCCCTGGAGCGTGCTCAGAACCTCAACCCCATGGTGGAGGTGCTCGCTGACACGGACAGAATAGAAGACAAACCTGACACTTTCTTCCTGCAGTTCAATGCG GTTTGTCTGACGGGCTGCTCTAAAGACGTGATGGTGCGCGTGGACCAGCTGTGCTCACAGCACAACATCCTGGTCTTCTGTGGTGACGTCCACGGTTACTACGGTTACATGTTCTGCAACCTCGGACCTGAGCACAACTATGTAGA GGAGAAACCCAAAGTGGTGAAGAAGTCCCCAGGAGACTCCAATGATGGTCCCGAAGCCAAAAAGGTCAAAGTGGACCCCAATGAGACCACCATGGTGAAAAAG ACATCCAAGTTCTGCAGGCTGAAGGAAGCTCTGGATGTGGACTGGACCAACGACAAGGCCAAAGCAACCCTCAAGCGCACGCCTGTTGACTACTTTCTGTTTCACG TGTTGCTGAAGTTCCGCACAGACAAAGGCAGAGACCCCGACCCACAACGCTTTGCAGAGGACAGCCAACTGCTGAGTCAGATCCGCCAGGACGTCCTGGAGACCTTGGGGGTAGGCAGGGACCTACTCAATGACGATTTTATCAG TTTTTGCTTCTCAGAGATGTCACCTGTGTGCGCAGTTGTGGGAGGAGTGCTCGGACAGGAAATTGTGAAG GCTCTGTCCCAGAGAGACGCTCCACAtcgcaatttctttttctttgacggCCGCAAAGGAAACGGCATGGTGGACTATTTCGGACCCAACTGA